Proteins from one Anopheles nili chromosome 2, idAnoNiliSN_F5_01, whole genome shotgun sequence genomic window:
- the LOC128721318 gene encoding 40S ribosomal protein S8, translating into MGISRDSYHKRRATGGKKAAIRKKRKYELGRPAANTKIGATRVHFVRTRGGNRKFRALRLDSGNFAWGSEGMARKSRIIDVVYNASNNELIRTKTLVKNAIIVIDAAPFRQWYESHYLLPLGKKRELKAGEEDVLSKKRSQGNMKKYLKRQKTAKIDPAVEEQFNAGRLLACIASRPGQVGRADGYILEGKELEFYLKKIKNKKSK; encoded by the exons ATGG GTATTAGCCGTGATAGCTATCACAAGAGGCGGGCCACCGGAGGCAAGAAGGCCGCCATCCGCAAGAAGAGGAAGTATGAGTTAGGACGCCCAGCCGCCAACACCAAG ATTGGTGCCACTCGTGTCCACTTCGTGAGAACCCGTGGTGGAAACAGGAAGTTCCGCGCTCTTCGCTTGGACTCCGGCAACTTCGCCTGGGGCTCGGAGGGTATGGCACGCAAGAGCCGTATCATCGATGTCGTGTACAACGCCTCGAACAACGAGCTCATCCGTACCAAGACGCTGGTCAAGAACGCCATTATCGTCATCGATGCTGCTCCGTTCCGCCAGTGGTACGAAAGCCACTACTTGCTACCACTCGGCAAGAAGCGTGAGCTGAAGGCCGGCGAAGAGGATGTGTTGTCGAAGAAGCGCAGCCAGGGCAACATGAAGAAGTATCTCAAGCGCCAGAAGACCGCCAAGATCGATCCCGCGGTCGAAGAACAGTTCAACGCCGGTCGTCTGCTCG CCTGCATCGCTTCCCGCCCCGGACAGGTTGGCCGTGCCGATGGCTACATCCTGGAAGGCAAGGAACTGGAATTCTACCTTAAGAAGATCAAGAACAAGAAATCCAAGTAA